One genomic region from Halobacteriovorax vibrionivorans encodes:
- a CDS encoding outer membrane beta-barrel protein, with amino-acid sequence MKNILRFASFILIISSSTSALAYGNISKGNLTIEPIVGYERVQSILPTPHTSNRLFYGARANWGPQYLSLEAEVTQSKEDETYNSGTVEMAETSTNYKLGLRSAYNIGSSLRWYLRAGASARESKYERTEAGVTTTQEPATYVSPYAGSGLSINMLGVFSLNAGITAVFTNHREIEEPEYQSSLGFSIRI; translated from the coding sequence ATGAAAAATATCTTACGTTTTGCTTCATTTATCTTAATTATCTCCTCTTCAACTAGTGCATTGGCCTATGGGAATATCTCAAAAGGAAATCTCACAATTGAGCCAATAGTCGGATACGAAAGAGTCCAGTCGATTCTTCCAACGCCTCATACATCAAATCGATTGTTTTACGGTGCTCGTGCTAATTGGGGGCCACAGTATTTGTCCCTAGAAGCAGAAGTTACTCAATCAAAAGAAGATGAGACTTATAATTCTGGTACCGTCGAAATGGCCGAGACATCAACAAATTACAAACTTGGTTTAAGAAGTGCATACAATATTGGCTCTTCACTACGCTGGTATTTGCGTGCAGGTGCTAGTGCTCGTGAAAGTAAGTACGAAAGAACAGAGGCAGGAGTTACCACAACCCAAGAGCCTGCGACATACGTTTCACCTTATGCAGGAAGTGGCCTAAGTATAAATATGCTTGGAGTATTCTCTCTTAATGCAGGTATTACAGCTGTTTTCACAAATCATCGTGAAATAGAAGAGCCGGAATATCAATCATCTCTTGGTTTCTCAATTAGAATATAG
- a CDS encoding DUF6868 family protein encodes MEININSITEFLGWCTLINFGLLTLSTISIVLFRKFIIRTHSTLFGIKEKKLPKIYFKYLANFKLVVILLNLTPYIALKLMQ; translated from the coding sequence ATGGAGATCAATATCAATAGCATCACAGAATTTCTAGGATGGTGTACACTAATTAATTTTGGTCTCCTCACCCTTTCGACTATCTCAATCGTATTATTTCGAAAATTTATTATAAGAACACACTCAACACTTTTTGGAATAAAAGAAAAGAAATTACCTAAAATATACTTCAAGTATCTTGCTAACTTTAAACTTGTTGTCATCCTATTAAATTTAACACCCTATATTGCCTTGAAGCTTATGCAATAA
- a CDS encoding DUF1232 domain-containing protein codes for MNKLITKKILPLIGIVIGVIYILNPTAGVIEIIPDNLPYIGNLDEAGAVLLIISCLKKFREK; via the coding sequence ATGAACAAGTTAATTACTAAGAAAATACTCCCATTAATTGGAATCGTTATAGGAGTGATCTATATCCTAAATCCAACGGCCGGTGTGATAGAGATTATCCCTGATAACCTCCCTTATATCGGAAACCTAGATGAGGCTGGCGCTGTCTTGCTCATTATTTCTTGTCTTAAGAAATTCAGAGAGAAATAA
- a CDS encoding methyl-accepting chemotaxis protein: MKAFLKSLSLNAKILLMALIPFFIFTSIFIAYSYVSTKDALLKEKRHQIEDVTTTTMKFLESMNEKVQKGEYSIDEAKSISKHYISSIRYGRDHDDYLWVNDLHPNMIIHPSKSLQGKSVADFKDKAGKPLFNDVVALVKKQDKGFINYIWNSKTDKNKFVEKYSYVELFKPWGWVLGTGIYVEDVNNYIFSVFLKQASFGIIGLLIIAAIFTFVLKTGVSTPLLLMANKLKETSQFVARGSTTTLNTSTQLSAATNEQAASLQETVASVDEISSMIRRNTEFAEESKKSGELSEREVQNGKQTIDEMLMAIENISENNTDAMKKMENSNHQIQEILNIIKEIETKTQIINDIVFQTKLLSFNASVEAARSGESGKGFAVVAEEIGSLASMSGKASDEIKVLIDESIKNVETIVSQTTNMVQDVINNSGKTVEAGRKKASECKDVLDKIVFNVQNVNGKITEIAHACSEQTQGVNEITNAIRLIDETTLQNNNSAQEASKEASNLKNQANNLDLVVKSVIELVSGNRAA; this comes from the coding sequence ATGAAAGCATTTTTAAAAAGTCTTAGCTTAAATGCAAAAATTTTACTCATGGCACTTATTCCATTTTTTATCTTCACGTCTATCTTTATCGCATACTCTTATGTTTCAACAAAGGATGCGCTACTTAAAGAAAAACGTCACCAAATTGAAGATGTAACCACAACGACAATGAAGTTTCTCGAGTCAATGAATGAGAAAGTTCAAAAAGGTGAATATTCAATTGATGAGGCCAAGAGTATTAGTAAACACTATATTTCCAGTATTCGCTACGGTCGTGATCACGATGATTATCTCTGGGTAAATGACCTGCATCCTAATATGATTATTCACCCTAGTAAGTCACTCCAAGGTAAGAGTGTCGCTGACTTTAAAGACAAAGCAGGAAAGCCATTATTTAACGATGTTGTTGCCCTTGTTAAGAAGCAAGATAAAGGTTTTATTAACTATATTTGGAATAGTAAGACTGATAAGAATAAATTTGTTGAAAAATATTCTTATGTTGAATTATTCAAGCCATGGGGATGGGTTTTAGGAACAGGTATTTATGTTGAAGACGTTAATAACTATATTTTTAGTGTCTTTCTAAAACAGGCCTCGTTTGGGATTATTGGTTTATTAATCATTGCCGCAATCTTTACCTTTGTTTTAAAAACGGGAGTATCAACACCTCTTCTTTTAATGGCCAACAAACTAAAAGAAACTTCTCAATTTGTTGCCCGCGGCTCAACAACAACATTAAATACTTCGACGCAACTTTCAGCTGCTACTAATGAACAAGCAGCATCTCTTCAGGAGACAGTTGCTTCTGTTGATGAAATCTCATCTATGATTCGTAGAAATACAGAGTTTGCAGAAGAGTCAAAAAAATCAGGAGAACTATCAGAAAGAGAAGTTCAAAATGGTAAGCAAACAATCGATGAAATGCTTATGGCCATCGAAAATATCTCTGAAAATAATACTGATGCAATGAAGAAGATGGAAAATAGTAACCATCAGATTCAAGAGATCCTAAACATTATTAAAGAGATTGAAACTAAAACTCAAATCATTAACGATATTGTCTTTCAAACAAAGCTACTTTCATTCAATGCATCTGTAGAGGCGGCACGATCAGGTGAAAGTGGTAAAGGCTTTGCTGTTGTTGCAGAAGAAATTGGATCACTAGCTTCAATGTCTGGTAAAGCATCAGATGAAATTAAAGTTCTTATTGATGAGTCTATTAAAAACGTCGAAACAATCGTATCTCAAACAACCAATATGGTTCAAGATGTAATCAATAATAGTGGTAAAACAGTTGAGGCAGGACGTAAAAAAGCAAGTGAATGTAAAGACGTACTCGATAAAATCGTCTTCAACGTACAAAATGTGAATGGCAAGATTACAGAAATTGCTCACGCTTGTAGCGAACAAACTCAAGGTGTAAACGAAATCACAAATGCTATTCGCCTCATTGATGAAACGACACTACAAAATAACAACTCGGCACAAGAGGCATCAAAAGAAGCTTCAAATCTAAAAAACCAGGCCAATAACCTTGATCTTGTAGTTAAGTCAGTTATCGAACTTGTAAGCGGAAACAGAGCAGCATAA
- a CDS encoding biosynthetic peptidoglycan transglycosylase, with translation MLKKMILLFILVGGLLSGYLFTQVPVLNINKLANSYVKNEYRNESIHYRIVHKRPRKWASLKALPKHVYYAFIVSEDWSFYNHQGVDLRQIYMAIKDHLNGEKLRGASTISQQLIKNLYTKSERSLQRKVFELFSTMYLENRLTKDKILETYLNIIEFGEGLYGITEASWFYFKKRPDDLNPKEAAFLAMLLPNPKVYSQSFRDKELTEFANKIVNSILNKLKVVKVITPEELDDYRDSNLSFEKTKVQSVKNKKQILEDEFFEL, from the coding sequence ATGCTTAAGAAAATGATTCTACTATTCATCCTTGTAGGAGGTCTTCTCAGTGGTTACCTCTTCACGCAAGTACCAGTTTTAAATATTAATAAACTGGCAAATAGCTACGTCAAAAATGAATATAGGAATGAGTCAATTCATTACCGTATCGTTCACAAGAGACCTCGCAAGTGGGCAAGTCTTAAGGCCTTACCAAAGCATGTTTACTATGCTTTTATTGTTAGTGAGGATTGGTCCTTCTATAACCATCAAGGAGTTGATCTAAGGCAAATTTACATGGCCATCAAGGATCATTTAAATGGAGAGAAGTTAAGAGGGGCAAGTACGATCTCACAACAGCTGATAAAGAATCTCTATACAAAGAGTGAAAGAAGCCTGCAAAGAAAAGTATTTGAACTCTTTTCGACTATGTATTTAGAGAATCGTTTAACAAAAGATAAGATCCTAGAAACTTATTTAAATATCATTGAATTTGGAGAAGGACTTTACGGTATCACTGAGGCAAGCTGGTTTTACTTTAAAAAACGACCAGATGATCTAAATCCAAAAGAGGCTGCATTTCTAGCAATGTTACTTCCAAATCCCAAAGTATACTCTCAGTCTTTTCGCGATAAAGAGTTAACAGAGTTTGCTAATAAAATTGTAAATTCAATCTTGAATAAATTGAAAGTCGTAAAAGTAATCACGCCTGAAGAGTTAGATGATTACCGAGATTCAAATCTTTCATTTGAGAAAACAAAAGTACAGTCCGTAAAAAATAAGAAGCAGATATTAGAAGATGAATTCTTTGAACTTTAA
- a CDS encoding LOG family protein — MRVCVFCGSSSGKSEVYLEQATDLGEKLVGNGHYLVYGGASIGVMGKIADTMLAKDGHVIGVMPKSLIDWEVGHQGLTEFIEVETMHTRKEKMYELSDCFVTYPGGFGTLDELFEITTWAQLQYHKKPIYLVNVNGYFDHLIKHIELSVAEGFVSKEHYELITVVNSNEELMERIN, encoded by the coding sequence ATGAGAGTATGTGTATTTTGTGGATCATCAAGTGGAAAGAGTGAAGTATACTTAGAGCAGGCAACTGATCTGGGGGAAAAACTTGTCGGAAATGGCCACTACCTTGTTTACGGTGGAGCCTCAATTGGTGTGATGGGAAAAATCGCTGATACTATGCTTGCAAAAGATGGACACGTTATAGGTGTAATGCCTAAGTCTCTTATTGATTGGGAAGTCGGACATCAAGGTTTAACTGAGTTTATTGAAGTAGAAACAATGCATACACGTAAAGAGAAGATGTATGAATTATCGGATTGCTTTGTGACTTACCCAGGAGGCTTTGGAACTCTTGATGAGCTATTTGAGATCACAACTTGGGCCCAGCTTCAATATCACAAAAAGCCAATTTACTTGGTTAATGTTAATGGTTATTTTGATCACTTAATTAAGCATATTGAACTTTCTGTAGCAGAAGGGTTTGTTTCAAAAGAGCACTATGAATTAATTACTGTTGTGAATTCAAATGAAGAATTAATGGAGAGGATCAATTAA
- a CDS encoding TlyA family RNA methyltransferase: MSDSNLERLDKKLADLGLVSTRSKAQQIIANGRVRVAGKIITKASYKVADEEIEIIDDVKEVGRGFHKLAGAFEHFNVDVKDKVVADVGASTGGFTQFCLGLGARKVFAIDVGHGQLDPSLISDERVVNLEGTNIRELNGLEEKVDLCVADLSFISLNLIWNNLVAISKDNAEMILLFKPQFEVGREGIGKKGLVKGREYVIRALEEMKIQCEAIGLKIKGIKPCVIKGRKSGNQEYFLYLDKSSSESLTLEELIKEVGE, encoded by the coding sequence ATGTCCGATTCAAATTTAGAAAGACTCGATAAGAAATTAGCAGACTTAGGACTTGTTTCCACAAGATCAAAAGCACAGCAAATTATTGCAAACGGAAGGGTTCGTGTTGCAGGAAAGATTATTACCAAAGCATCTTATAAAGTCGCTGATGAAGAAATCGAAATAATTGATGATGTCAAAGAAGTCGGGCGTGGCTTTCATAAATTAGCAGGGGCTTTTGAGCATTTTAATGTTGATGTAAAAGATAAAGTCGTAGCGGATGTGGGAGCAAGTACTGGCGGATTTACTCAATTTTGCCTTGGCCTTGGAGCAAGGAAAGTCTTTGCTATAGACGTTGGGCATGGACAACTTGATCCATCTCTTATTAGTGATGAAAGAGTTGTTAATTTAGAGGGAACAAATATTCGTGAATTAAATGGGCTAGAAGAGAAGGTTGATCTATGTGTCGCTGACCTGTCATTTATTTCACTGAATTTAATTTGGAATAACCTTGTTGCTATCAGTAAGGATAATGCTGAAATGATTCTTCTTTTTAAACCACAATTTGAAGTGGGACGAGAAGGTATTGGTAAGAAGGGACTTGTTAAAGGACGCGAATACGTCATTCGTGCACTAGAAGAAATGAAAATACAATGTGAGGCAATAGGTCTTAAGATTAAAGGTATTAAGCCTTGTGTGATTAAAGGACGAAAGAGTGGAAATCAGGAGTATTTCTTATACTTAGATAAAAGCTCTAGCGAAAGTCTCACATTAGAAGAGTTAATTAAAGAAGTTGGAGAATAG
- the dapF gene encoding diaminopimelate epimerase, whose amino-acid sequence MTNFSKYSSNGNDFIVIDNRDGKQDVHNIEKWQRLCQRNFGIGADGVVFLENSDEYDFHMRYLNADGGEVSMCGNATRAITDFYRRVTDAHNSDFTFTTKSGVYSSGLDGDVIWVHMATIKDEDLYDISGKYEEAIDSMYVNTGVEHCVFMVYDAQEVDVETIGKRIRYDKDFPEGVNSNFIHKIDNGEYRIRTYERGVEGETFACGTGNVAAACMLWDKGHEHSDEIEFQTNGGILFVKRAAEMIYLGGQTKLIYTGEFHD is encoded by the coding sequence ATGACAAATTTCAGTAAATACAGCTCTAATGGAAATGACTTTATCGTCATCGATAACCGTGATGGAAAGCAGGATGTTCACAATATAGAAAAGTGGCAAAGGCTTTGTCAGCGCAACTTTGGAATCGGTGCAGACGGAGTTGTCTTCTTAGAGAACTCTGATGAATACGACTTTCATATGCGTTATCTTAATGCTGATGGTGGGGAAGTTAGTATGTGCGGAAACGCCACACGAGCTATTACGGATTTTTACCGTCGAGTTACTGATGCCCATAATTCTGATTTCACATTTACAACTAAGAGCGGTGTTTATTCATCAGGACTTGATGGAGATGTAATTTGGGTTCATATGGCCACAATCAAAGATGAAGACCTTTATGATATTTCTGGTAAGTATGAAGAGGCCATTGACTCAATGTATGTAAATACTGGTGTCGAGCATTGCGTATTTATGGTCTACGACGCTCAAGAAGTTGACGTCGAAACAATAGGAAAGCGTATTCGCTATGATAAAGACTTTCCAGAGGGAGTGAACTCAAACTTCATTCACAAAATAGATAATGGAGAGTACCGAATTCGTACTTATGAAAGAGGTGTTGAGGGTGAGACCTTTGCTTGCGGTACAGGTAATGTCGCGGCCGCTTGTATGCTCTGGGATAAAGGCCATGAACATAGTGATGAAATAGAATTTCAAACAAATGGTGGTATACTATTTGTCAAAAGAGCAGCGGAGATGATCTATCTTGGCGGTCAAACAAAGCTAATTTACACAGGTGAATTCCATGATTAA
- a CDS encoding GNAT family N-acetyltransferase yields MNITIEKIDPNNELQAEAYCSWLADELVVNNWFLQNDDEDFTVSFSVDDFKKAFSKEDKIAFIIKDDYDYFGYGSFFINHPVGMHKEGRVCWPSLAIGKSSHRGKGLSKHIFSEIRKLAIREGCTHVEAGIFDFNEAIRANLIKMGFKLIGRRENLTFVDGKWWGSEHYLIELK; encoded by the coding sequence ATGAATATTACGATTGAAAAAATTGATCCAAATAATGAACTACAGGCAGAAGCTTATTGCTCATGGCTTGCAGATGAATTAGTCGTAAATAATTGGTTCCTTCAAAATGATGATGAAGACTTCACCGTTTCCTTTTCTGTAGATGACTTTAAGAAAGCATTTTCTAAAGAGGATAAAATCGCTTTTATAATTAAAGATGACTATGACTATTTTGGATACGGATCATTTTTCATAAATCATCCTGTTGGAATGCATAAAGAGGGACGTGTTTGTTGGCCAAGTTTAGCCATTGGGAAATCATCTCATCGTGGAAAGGGGTTATCGAAGCATATATTTTCCGAAATCAGAAAACTAGCAATTCGTGAAGGGTGCACTCATGTTGAGGCTGGTATCTTTGATTTCAACGAGGCCATAAGAGCAAACCTTATAAAAATGGGGTTTAAACTTATTGGAAGAAGAGAGAATCTTACTTTTGTCGATGGAAAGTGGTGGGGATCTGAGCATTATTTAATAGAGTTGAAATAG
- a CDS encoding GMC oxidoreductase, with protein MIKDSYDYIIVGSGFGGSVSALRLAEKGYSVLVIEKGKDYGDTSKFPKTNWNLPKWMWLPQLKFFGIQQLTFFRHVSVLSGVGVGGGSLVYANTLPKPKSQFFEHGPWKNLNNWEEELSPYYDLAWKMLGAEKTKHHGDADFTLKQLAKEIGREDHFDATKVSVYFGEKGKEGIEVADPYFDGKGPTRSGCIACGACMTGCRYNAKNTLDKNYLYLARNLGVDILAENKVIDVTPLDGESGRTGYSITVKESTKYFGKTRTFKSKGVIFSAGVLGTINLLLDLKKKSLPKLSPALGDTIRTNNEALILNTTYKRNIDMTKGVAIGSIIDIDEHSHLEPTRYGKGSGFWRVLMVPMISEPNFFLRMLKLIIEPLKNPIKWLRILTVKDFAKQTNIHLFMQHLDSTLKFRKGFFGLKTLLSEGEAPTAFIKTAHEMAKKYCKIIDGKPMVMFTETLTGIPSTAHILGGACMGESEKEGVIDKDNKVFNYENMYVFDGSMISANPGVNPSLSITAITEYGMSKIAEKDK; from the coding sequence ATGATCAAGGATTCTTACGATTATATTATTGTAGGCTCAGGTTTTGGTGGCTCTGTCTCTGCACTTAGGCTTGCAGAAAAAGGCTATAGCGTTCTCGTTATTGAAAAGGGAAAGGACTATGGTGATACTTCAAAATTTCCTAAGACAAATTGGAATCTACCTAAATGGATGTGGCTACCTCAGTTGAAGTTTTTTGGAATTCAGCAACTTACTTTCTTTAGACATGTATCGGTCTTAAGTGGTGTTGGTGTTGGAGGTGGATCTCTTGTTTATGCAAATACACTTCCTAAACCGAAGTCCCAATTCTTTGAGCATGGACCTTGGAAGAATTTAAATAATTGGGAAGAAGAGTTGTCCCCTTATTATGATCTTGCATGGAAGATGCTTGGAGCAGAGAAAACAAAACATCATGGTGATGCTGACTTTACATTAAAACAACTAGCAAAAGAAATTGGAAGAGAAGATCACTTTGATGCAACAAAAGTATCTGTCTATTTTGGCGAGAAAGGAAAGGAAGGTATTGAAGTTGCTGATCCTTACTTTGATGGTAAAGGACCAACTCGCTCCGGATGTATAGCCTGTGGTGCTTGTATGACTGGTTGTCGCTACAATGCCAAGAATACTTTAGATAAGAATTATCTCTATCTTGCACGTAATCTTGGGGTAGATATTCTTGCTGAGAATAAAGTAATTGATGTCACACCTTTAGATGGTGAATCAGGCCGTACTGGTTATTCTATAACGGTTAAGGAATCAACAAAGTACTTTGGTAAAACAAGAACCTTTAAAAGTAAGGGAGTTATATTCAGTGCTGGTGTTCTTGGGACAATTAACTTACTACTTGATTTGAAAAAGAAGTCTCTTCCTAAATTATCTCCTGCACTTGGAGATACCATTAGAACAAATAATGAGGCACTTATCTTAAATACAACTTATAAGCGAAATATCGATATGACTAAAGGAGTTGCTATTGGTTCGATAATAGATATCGACGAGCACTCTCACCTTGAACCGACACGCTATGGAAAAGGTTCTGGCTTCTGGCGTGTCTTAATGGTTCCAATGATCTCTGAACCAAACTTCTTTTTAAGAATGTTAAAGCTCATTATCGAGCCTCTAAAGAATCCTATTAAGTGGCTTCGCATCTTAACAGTAAAAGACTTTGCAAAGCAGACTAATATTCACCTTTTTATGCAGCACTTAGATAGTACCTTAAAATTTCGAAAAGGATTTTTCGGATTAAAAACACTTCTTTCAGAAGGAGAAGCTCCTACCGCCTTTATTAAGACAGCACATGAAATGGCCAAGAAGTATTGTAAGATCATTGATGGAAAACCAATGGTGATGTTTACTGAAACATTAACAGGTATTCCTTCAACCGCTCATATTTTAGGTGGAGCCTGTATGGGAGAAAGTGAGAAAGAAGGAGTCATTGATAAAGACAATAAGGTTTTCAATTATGAGAATATGTATGTCTTTGATGGCTCAATGATTTCTGCAAACCCAGGAGTGAATCCATCATTATCAATCACGGCCATAACTGAATATGGCATGAGTAAAATTGCAGAAAAAGATAAATAA
- a CDS encoding DUF6436 domain-containing protein encodes MKKLHVFLIASWVIAVSAVITILHSWHYADLGPEKNKQVEFKNLLPKIKEGHGVAHFITPACSCSQQVYKHLLSRKPLENELAIIIDDNELEFEKNLKAKGYKVQLIETKKLDAEKADMIKGVPLLVIYDNNLETQYVGGYSDKSITPFTKINIQSFLNNIDKKRKIASMPVIGCAVSKKYQKLLDPLGLKYQE; translated from the coding sequence ATGAAGAAACTCCACGTATTTCTCATTGCTTCTTGGGTAATTGCAGTATCGGCTGTGATCACAATACTGCATTCGTGGCATTATGCAGACCTTGGCCCTGAAAAAAATAAGCAAGTTGAATTCAAGAATCTCTTACCAAAAATTAAAGAGGGTCATGGTGTAGCACACTTTATTACGCCGGCCTGTAGTTGCTCTCAGCAAGTTTATAAACACTTATTAAGTAGAAAGCCGTTAGAAAATGAATTGGCAATTATTATCGATGATAATGAGCTCGAGTTTGAAAAGAACTTAAAGGCCAAGGGATATAAGGTTCAATTAATTGAAACTAAGAAACTTGATGCTGAAAAAGCAGATATGATTAAGGGAGTTCCCCTTCTCGTTATATACGATAATAACTTGGAAACACAATATGTTGGTGGTTACTCAGATAAATCCATTACACCATTTACAAAAATTAATATTCAAAGCTTTTTAAATAATATTGATAAAAAACGAAAAATAGCATCGATGCCAGTTATAGGATGTGCAGTTAGCAAGAAGTATCAAAAGCTACTGGATCCACTGGGATTGAAGTATCAGGAGTAG
- a CDS encoding methyl-accepting chemotaxis protein: MSVYESNLSKVLKYTNIAIFAHIPIFMVMAWFFDTQYSIAILGPILLGVGQLAIQFLLKNTKVAAILMGFTYIALSGVMIHLGKGMIEWHFHIFVAIGILSVLATPLTIVAAALTAAVHHVAFYFLLPSSIFNYEASLGIVAIHAAFVVVEAIACTFLAYRFNKVLELQEQINNEIRPLVSSIDSASKVSSQSCHQLLGNSQNNSSAITQISATATQISQMVESTKNQIERVISIMNESKTSMGESSQAIGEGERFINSLTSLVENMKDLQETSSTQLNSVVESVNTISEKTTLINDIVFQTKLLSFNASVEAARAGEHGKGFSVVAEEIGKLASTSGAAAVEINDIVNTSKEQLNNSVESVAQKLTSFQQEITDSFEFWQDINKKLTSSFYEVEKNSTEQEVSLKEISSAADQQDIGIKELSEALHNINESSSESLVQIKTVADITDKLEGESKKLNHIQSKIMKVA; encoded by the coding sequence GTGAGTGTTTACGAATCAAATTTAAGTAAAGTTTTAAAGTATACAAATATCGCTATCTTTGCACATATTCCAATTTTTATGGTTATGGCCTGGTTCTTTGATACACAATACAGTATTGCAATACTTGGCCCAATTCTATTAGGTGTTGGACAATTAGCTATACAATTCTTATTAAAGAACACAAAAGTTGCTGCGATCTTAATGGGCTTCACTTATATTGCACTATCTGGTGTTATGATCCATCTTGGAAAAGGTATGATTGAATGGCACTTTCATATATTTGTTGCCATTGGAATTTTAAGTGTTTTAGCAACTCCATTAACAATCGTTGCTGCAGCACTAACAGCAGCTGTACACCATGTTGCTTTTTACTTTCTTCTACCTAGTAGTATTTTTAACTATGAAGCAAGTTTAGGGATTGTGGCAATTCATGCGGCATTTGTAGTTGTTGAAGCAATTGCATGTACATTTCTAGCATATCGATTCAATAAAGTGCTTGAGCTTCAAGAACAAATTAATAATGAGATTAGACCTCTAGTAAGTAGTATTGATAGCGCTTCAAAAGTTTCAAGTCAGTCTTGTCATCAATTACTTGGTAACTCGCAAAATAACTCTTCGGCCATTACTCAAATTTCAGCAACAGCAACACAAATTTCACAAATGGTTGAGAGTACCAAAAATCAGATTGAACGAGTCATCTCGATAATGAATGAATCAAAAACATCAATGGGTGAAAGTTCACAAGCAATTGGTGAAGGTGAACGATTTATTAATTCATTAACATCTCTAGTGGAAAATATGAAAGATCTGCAAGAGACCTCTTCAACACAACTTAATTCAGTTGTTGAATCCGTAAATACAATTAGTGAGAAAACGACATTAATTAATGATATCGTTTTCCAAACAAAGCTCTTATCATTTAACGCTTCAGTAGAGGCGGCCAGAGCAGGAGAGCACGGGAAAGGATTTTCTGTCGTAGCTGAAGAAATTGGAAAACTCGCTTCAACTTCAGGAGCAGCAGCTGTTGAAATCAATGATATTGTAAACACAAGTAAAGAGCAGTTAAATAACTCCGTGGAGTCAGTTGCACAAAAGCTTACAAGCTTTCAACAAGAAATTACTGATTCATTTGAATTTTGGCAGGATATAAATAAGAAGCTTACTTCATCATTTTATGAAGTTGAAAAGAACTCAACAGAGCAAGAAGTATCTTTGAAAGAAATCTCATCTGCTGCTGACCAGCAAGATATTGGTATTAAGGAGCTTTCAGAAGCACTACATAATATCAACGAATCAAGTAGTGAGTCACTGGTTCAAATTAAAACCGTAGCTGACATTACAGACAAGCTTGAAGGTGAATCAAAGAAGTTGAATCATATTCAAAGTAAAATCATGAAGGTTGCATAA